The genomic segment ACACCGTCATATGTTTCAGCAACGACAGGCATAGCCCATAAATGTTCATTTAAGAATTGATCTTGATAATTATCTATCATCCATTTGACTACCGCCTGGTGGACAGTACCAACTGAATGCGTATTTGTAATACATATCGGGCTTAAAAAGTATCCGCCGTCGTTTATCCAATGTGTACCTGTCATTTCACCATTGCCATTAAACGAAAATGCTCCAGCCCAGATCGGCTTCATTTCATTTTGTTTACCACGTGGCAATATGGCAGTTACTCCGGTGCGAATTGGACCCTTTCCCACCTCTAATGGACCTTCCCCTTCAATGATTGTTGAATACCCAACGGTAACCCCTGGAACGTCAGTAATTGCGTTATGTAATCCCGTTTCTCCTTCAAATTTCAACCCTAAATCTCGTGCTCGCATCTAAGTCACCCCTTAAATTATATTATTTAAGCCCTTTTTAAAAAATATCGCTATCACATTCACTATACTTCATTTTTTTCAATACTCATTAAACAAATGGTGCATGTAAAGACTTGAATCCCTTACATATTGTCCACCTTGTATCCAATTACAAATAAAATCCGTTATCGCCCACGTAATGAGTGATAACGGATTTTATTACTTGCTAAAAGTCCAACCATATTTTAATAGCAGTTCCTAAAATAAGAAGTGCCAATAACCATTGAAGTACTTTCGTGTTCATTTTTTGACCAATTTTCGCCCCAATGGGTGCCGCTATAATACTTGCAACAATCATAACCATCGCAGGACCGTACAGCACTTGATCCGTTGTGATCTTACCTATTGTCGAGCCGATTGAGGATATAAATGTAATCGCAAGAGAAGTTGCAATCGTCATTCGCGTAGGTATCTTCAAAACAACTAACATGATTGGTACAAGAATAAAGGCTCCTGCAGCCCCTACAATTCCTGCCGCAATACCAACAATGAACGCTAACAACGTTGCTAGCCACTTATTGAATGTAACTTTATCAACAGGAATGTCATCCAGTCCTTTTTTCGGAATGAACATCATAATCGCAGCGATTGTTGCCAATATACCGTAGACCAGGTTGATAGCACCTTCAGATAACAAATTCGAGCCGTATCCTCCAATAAAACTACCTACTAAAATACTCGAGCCCATGTAAAGAACCAACGTTTTATTAATATAACCGCTTTTACGGTACGCCCATACACCTGAAATTGTTGCGAAAAAGACCTGAATTGCACTTATTCCGGATACTTCGTGAGCGGTGAAGACTGCAACACCAAGTAGGGGCGGGATATACAACAACATCGGATATTTTATAATTGATCCGCCTATACCAACCATTCCTGAAATAAAGGAACCAACAAATCCAATTAAAAATATTGTCACAATAAACGCGAAATCCACCACATTTTCCTCCTTTCAAAAGGAGAAAGGGCATCTACTATGCAGACACCCTTCCGTTTCAAATTAACCTTTTCGGATCCAAAATGTAAATACGCCAGCCTCTTCTGTATGCTTCACTAAGTCATGCCCACCGGATTTCGACCATGCAGCTAAATCAGCGACGGAACCCTTATCTGTCGCAAGAATCTCCAACACTTCACCCGTTTCCATTTCCTTCATGACTTTCCTTGCACGTACAACCGGCATTGGACAAGCCAACCCTTTAGCGTCTAATACTTTGTTTGATTCCATCACTAATCTCTCCTTAGTTTTCAATAAATTATCTAACCGCACAACGATTTGGTCCGATTTCCATTTCACGCTGGGTTTCTTCATCAGGTGATATTTTCCCCATATTTGTTTCACGTATTTGCTGGTAGGCATTCGGTTGTGGAGGTAAATTCCCAGTCACCATGTCCCTGAATTCCGCTTCGTCTTGAATATTCAAAGCGTGATTTTCAGCAAACAATGTACCAAGTTTCTCAGATACACTACCGTCCCTATTCAATTCTTCTATGATCATGAAGTGCGCTGGGAGTACAATCAGTTCCTCTGGCAATTCTTTATAACGTTTGTACAATGACTCTCGTAAATCGCCAACCCAATCTTCAGCTAAACCAGCAAGGTCAGGTCGTCCGATTGAATCGATGAATAGGATATCTCCAGAAAGTAAATACGTATCGTCCACTATGAATGATGTAGATCCAATTGTATGTCCAGGTGTATAAAGAGGTTGAATGGCAATCGTCGTATCACCGATTATAATCGTTCGCCCCTCTTCTAATGACTCATAGGCAAACGTTACTTCACTAGCGTCTTTTGGAGGCAACCAGTACGTTCCATTGACGGCTTCTGCAATTTTGCGTCCCCCGGAAATATGATCTGCATGGAGATGTGTATCTAAAATATGCGTAATTTTAACATCCAACGTTTTCGCGAAATCAAGAAATACATCAGTCATTCGTGTCGCATCGACAATTGCCGCTTCTCCATTTGAAACGATCATGTATGACAAACAACCTTTGCCAATTCGTACGAACTGATACAGCTCTCCGCCGTCTTTCAAGTCACCAATTTTCACTGGCTCCAAATGTTCACTCCAGGCCTTCATGCCACCTTGTAAGTAATGAACTGCACGCCCTTCTTCCGCAATCATTTCCGCAATCATAATGGAAGATCCTTCTTTCGCGCAGACAACGACGATATCTTGACCCGCAGGAAGCTGATGCAGGATTTCTTCAACCCCATCGAGTAAATCGAAATAAGGGATATTAAGATACTGAATGTTCTCTCCTTCAATTTTCCAATCCACAAATGCATCTTCATTACGAACGTCTAGAATGAAAAAGGGTTCTTGATTCACTACTTTTTTCGCTATTATACTTGCAGTCATTAGTTGAACTGTCATTTGTATACCCCCCCTAGTAATTTCATTTATTAATTACACAATCTTTTCTGTTGGTCCATTCCATTCACTCATGCCAGGCACAACGTTTTTCACTTTTAAAAATCCGGCTTCAGCAAGTTTCTGAGAAGCTACATCACTACGGCTACCTGTACGGCATACGACGTAAATTTCCGCTTCTTTATCAAGATTCCCGAGTTCACTTTCAAGGTCCCCAAGCGGCAAAGACTTAGCCCCTGGAATATGATTGAATGCATATTCTGCCGATTCACGAACATCGAGCACAAGTACTTCACGGTTCTCCTCTAAAACAGCTTGTAGTTGTTCATTCAACACAATATGCGGATGTTTTTTCTCAACTTGTTCTTCTCCACTCGACTTACGTACATAATGCGTCAGAATTCCTGCATCTTCAGTCGTGCCTAAGTAGTCATGCCCGGAACCCTCAGCCCATGCTTTTAAATCCGCCGTAGATCCTTTATCAGTTGCCTGTACTTCCAACACATTTCCTGGTTCCATTTCTTTCATGATCTTTCTCGTTTTGACGATTGGCATTGGACAAGCCAGCCCCTTTGCATCGAGTACGAAATCCGTTTCTATCATGTCATCTTCTCCCTCTACCAATGCCCGTATGGGTATCTTTAAATGTAAAAAAATAATGTTATTCCACTGGACCTTCCCAGTCATTCATACCGCCAACCATGTTTACCACTTTAAAACCGTGCGCCTCAAGCAATTGCACCGCTCTTCCACTACGTCCACCTGAGCGGCATACCATTGTGTACTCAATATCTTTATCCAATTCATGCATACGGAATTCCAATAATCCGAGCGGAATGTGAATTGCTTGTGCTATTTTCCTTTCTTTCACTTCATCTACTTCACGCACGTCAATGGTGATTCGTTTTGTTCATTTTTAACTTTTCTTGAATCTCTAATGGTGTAATTTCAATCATCTAAAACCCTCCCGCTTTTTGTATTGAATTAAATTTAAATAAACAAGTTTACATTGCCTTCCTGAGCATCTCCGAGATAAGCAGCAACTCCACCGTACTGTATACCATCCATCAATTCTTTCTGCTGCAAACCAAGAAGATCCATCGTCATCGTACAAGCAACAAGCTTTATATCTTGTTCTTCAGCTAGTTCAATCAGTTGCGGAAGTGTCATTGCATTGTGCTTTTTAATAACATGTTTAATCATTTTAGGACCCATTCCAGCAAAGTTCATTTTGGAAATACCCATCTTATCTGCACCGCGCGGCATCATTTGCCCAAATACTTTTTCTAGCAAGCCTTTTTTTACTGGGACTAGTTCTTCTTTTCGTAGTGCATTCAATCCCCAAAATGTATGGAAAATCGTTACTTGGTGATCATAAGCTGCAGCACCATTTGCAATGATGTATGCCGCCATTGCTTTATCATAATCTCCACTGAATAATACAATGGTAGTTCTTTTCGTCTCAGACAATCAAATCTTCCTTTCTAGTGGTACCCCACAGGGTATGCTATGCGTTAAAAAGAAAAGAGTCCACTGTTTCATCGACTCTTTACTAGTAGTTCTACTGCTTCTTTTACAATATCCTCTTGTGTTCTTGGATCGCTGTCATCCATTTGTTGTATACATTCAATTAGATTGGAGCTGACAATAACGCCAATCGTTCTATCTATAGCTGAACGTGAGGCTGACAATTGTGTAATTACTTCTTTACAGTCTTTATTGTCATCCATCATTTTTAAAATCCCTTTGATTTGACCCTCAATTCGTTTTAACCTGTTTTTTACTTTGTCATCGTATTCCATATCTATCACTTCCTTTTATTTAAGCTATACCCACACATTATACCCCTACAGGTATAATGTCAACCCCTTTGCTTTTATTAAGATAAAAGTTTCTGAACTTAAGCATAGCTATTAAAGTCTGCATTCCTGCAAATTTCGTTGAAATATGGTATACTAATAGTAGACAGCATGTGTGTTATCGTTTACGATTAGTTGTTTTCCATCTTCATCTACTTGTTGCTGCGGGTTTCCCCGAAGCACTCTTTAATTAGATGGCAAGATGAGAATGGATAATAGGGGGAATTCGAATGGCTTTTCCACGTAGGGAAAAAGAAGTGTCGGATTTTGTCGCAGCGCGCAAAATCGATGAAGAAATTTCATTTGTCCGTAATGAACATGAAGTAAATGGTACTATTTTTAAAATACTTGAGAATTCCGTCATCGTTGAAATCTCATCGAAGGACGCCGAACTTATTGGCGCCGCGTCAAATCTGACTGTTGTTTCACATAAGAATTACTCAATTGTTTAATAAATATAAGAAAAAGGCATCTGCTTCAATAGCGATGCCTTTTTTCTATGCCTCTATATTGTTTAAAATACAAAACGTGCATACATATAACCGACAAGTACAAGAATAACCGTTCCTCCTAGTCCTGCAACAAATGGCTTCATCCCCGCACTACGGAATGCCTCGAACTTCACATTCAGACCTAATCCAGCCATTGACATCGCCATTAATAGATAAGCGAGTGTGACAAATACTGATGCGACCGCTTCCGGTACAATCCCCGTGGTATACAGCGCACTCACTGCAAGGAAACCGAAAATGAACCATGGAATTGGAAGTGTCTTCAATTTGAATTTTTCTGCCGACTGTTTATTCTTCCGTGACATCCAGATTCCTACTCCTCCTGCAACAAAGACGAGTAACATGACACGAGTCAATTTCACGACAAGCGCAAAATCAAGTGCTTCAGTCCCCCCAACATCCCCTGCTGCAACAACATGTGCAATCTCATGAAGTGTCCCACCTGCAAACATGCCAAATGCCTCACTTGAAAGTTCTAACACTGGATATACTAAAGTATAGACAAATGTGAATAACGTTCCAAGAATAGCGATGATGGCAACACTAATTGCGGTCTGCTCGGGTTTTGCCTTTACTTGTGAAGCCACTGCAACAATGGCAGCTGCACCGCAGATCCCCGTTCCGCAAGCAGTTAGAAAACTGATTGTTTTATCAGCCCCAATTGCACGAGCTATACCGTATACAGCTCCAATACCGATTAGAACACTGCCCACTGCCCATAAAAATGCTGGCCATCCTGCAGATGCAATATCGCCCAGATTCAATCGCATGCCGAGAAGGATAATACCAGCACGCAATAATTTTTTTGACGCGAACTCAATACCACCTTCCCACTCTGCGCGAACAGGAAAAAACGTATTCCATAACATTCCGATTAGTATTGCAAAAACAAGTGGACCAATTAACGAAATATAAGGGAGTAGTGTTGCCAATTTTGCGATGACTGCGATGAAAAACGTCAGTCCAATTCCAAGCCAGAATCCTTTTTTCATAGCCATACCTTCTTCCATTTCTTATAGTATAATCTCATCTTATCGATCAGTAAAATGAGGATATATGATAAAATCAATTAAGATTACTAATAGAGGGGAGCTTATCATCATGCTACTTGAAGAATTGAAAACGTTTGTTGCGGTAATTGAAAAAAAGAATTTCACCAGGGCCGGTGAATCACTAAACATATCTCAACCAACTGTCAGTCTCCATATCAAACATTTGGAAGACGAACTAAAAGCCTCATTGCTCGTACGTGCAAATAAAACATTTCACATTACACCCGCCGGAGTGGTTTTGTATGAACGTGCGATACAATTACTTCATCTCGCAGAGCAAACAAAAGAAGAAATTTTATGGCAACATAATGAGGTTAGCGGAATTCTTCGCATCGCTGCAAGTTACACAATTGGGGAGTCCGTATTGCCGGAGATACTAACGAGGCTACATTATAAATATCCTGATTTGCATGTAGAAGTTGCAATTGCAAATACCGAGGACGTCGAAATTGCGGTCCGCGAATTCCGGTCGGATATCGGTTGTATCGAAGGTAGTGTGCAAACAAAAGGGCTTATCATCCAGCCATTCATGGAAGACGAACTCATCCTTGTCGCAGCAAGCGGACATCCTTTGACAAATATTCGCCACCCTAAAGGAGCTGACCTCCAAACTTCTCACTGGGTCATGCGAGAAGTTGGTTCTGGTACACGGGAGTATACAGATTATTTACTTCAGTCAATCGGTAATGTCAAGCCCTCGAAAACAGTTATCGGTTCGAATGAAGGTGTGAAAAAAGCGATTCTATGTGGGCTCGGTATCGCGGCCGTTTCCATTCATACAGTGAAAGCTGAACTTGATAGTGGAAAGCTTGTACAATTGAAAGTCGATGTCCCTTTACAAAAGCGTATTTTCTCAACCTTGTACTCCCCCCTGATGGCTGCCAAAAAGCATGTCACCGTTTTTTTAGAAGAGCTTCGGTCCAAGTAAAAAAGGGTAAAGACGCTCGACCTAACCCAAAAACTGCATGACCGAAAAAGGGTTTCTCCTGTCATTCCTAGAAAAGTAGTAGAAAAGGGGGTTTTCCTTGTGGTTCGAAATCTAGTGCTCACTGCAATTATTGTAATGGGTATCGTTTATATTTTCTTTATCCCAGCGGATCCGGTCGGCTTCAAAATTTTAATGAAACTGATTCCGATGGCACTTATTATCCTATTTGCATTAATGACAAGACCTCTATTTTCCCGTACATACAAACGGATTATAATCGGTGGACTGTTCGTTTGCATGATTGCGGATGGCGTCATCTATTGGTTCTTACCCGGACTTATCACCTTCTTCATTGGTCATATTTTTTATATTTTTGCTTTTCGTCATGGCGCGAAGAAACCCATGCCAATCTGGGTTGCCGCCCCTCTCCTCCTTTACGGTGCAGGTATGGCTATTTGGGTTGCCGGTTCACAATTTTCTGCTGGCCAAACCGTGCTTGGTATCGCCATCATCGCCTACATCGGCGTTATTTTAACGATGGGCTGGATGGCTATTCGCACACGAATGACGCTCGCAATTATCGGCGCACTGCTGTTCATTTTCTCTGATTCAGTTCTTGCAATCGATCGATTCGTTCTGGAAATCCCATACCGGGATGCATTCGTTATGGTGACATATTATGCGGCGCAAGTTTTCATAGCAGCTAGCATTGGAAGTCGGGTTGTAAAGTATTCCGTAAACCGGAACAATCTGATAAGATAGATGAATCAGTACTTCATTATTAGGAGGAATTTTTAAAAATGAAAGAAAAATTAATCGAACGTCTTGTACGTTATGCAAAAATCGATACACAATCAGATGCAGGAAGCAATTTTACGCCGACTACACCAGGCCAATGGGACCTTCTGCACGAATTACAAAAAGAACTAGCGAATATCGGTCTAGAAGACATTACTCTCGACGATAACGGGTATTTATTTGCAACGCTTCCCGCCAATACGGACCGGGATGTGCCAGTCATCGGCTTTCTTGCACACGTCGACACGACCACGGATTTTACCGGGAAAAACGTTAAGCCACAGCGTATCGACAACTATGATGGCAAAGACATACAACTGAACGACAGCATCGTCATGACAGTGAACGCTTTTCCCGAGCTGAAAAATTATGCCGGCCATACCCTTATTACGACTGACGGGACAACACTTCTTGGAGCGGACGATAAAGCGGGGATTGCTGAAATCGTAACAGCGATGGAGTATTTGATTGCGAATCCAGACTTAAAACATGGTAAACTGCGAATTGCCTTCACACCTGACGAAGAAATTGGGCGTGGACCACAAAAGTTTGATGTCGAAAAATTCGGAGCAAAATTTGCCTATACAATGGACGGTGGCCCTCTTGGGGAACTACAATATGAAAGCTTCAATGCCGCAAGTGCAAAAGTAACATTCCACGGGACTAGTGTTCACCCAGGTACCGCGAAAGGTAAAATGGTCAACTCAATTTTAATAGCCAACCAATTTCAGGCTAAAATGCCGGTAGATGAGATACCTGAGAAAACGGATGGTTACGGGGGATTTGTTCATCTCATGCAGTCCAACGGGTCCATTGAAGAATCAACCCTCGGCTATATTATCCGTTATTTCGACCGTGAAACATTCGAAGCAAGAAAACAGCTAATGATTGAAACAGCTGACAATCTAAGAAACGACTATGGCGAAAATGCGGTCACACTCGAAATCCAAGACCAATACTTCAATATGGGTGAAAAAATTGAACCCGTCATGGAAATAGTTGAGATCATGTCCGATGCATTTAAAAATCTCAATATCGAACCAAATATCGTACCTGTACGCGGCGGTACAGATGGGTCCCAATTGTCGTACATGGGCTTACCAACGCCTAACATTTTCACAGGCGGAGAAAATTATCACGGGAAATACGAGTATGTTTCAGTCGATAACATGGTAAAAGCGACTAAAGTCATCATCGAAGCAGTGAAACTTTTTGAAGAACGTGCATAAGTAAGAGGGAGGTAGCTTATGAAAGAAATTTGGATTGGTGTCCTTTCCTCCGTTTTTTTCGCAGTGACCTTCATTTTGAACAGATCTATGGAACTGTCGGGGGGAAGTTGGCTATGGAGTGCTTCCTTACGCTATTTATTTATGGTACCTTTTTTATTCGCTATCGTCGCTTACCGCAAAGGGCTTGGTGACGTGAAGAAGGAATTCGTCCATAAACCCGCCCCGTTTTTCATTTGGAGCGTAACGGCCTTTGTCTTATTCTACGCACCACTTACATACGCGGCAGCTTACAGTCCGGGATGGCTTCTTGCCGGCACTTGGCAATTGACAATCGTGGCGGGCGTCCTGCTCGCCCCTTTCTTTACGTTGATTGTGAAAACCTCGGATGGCGAAAAAAAGATTCGACAAAAGATCCCGCTTGTTTCACTTGGAATTACACTTATTATTTTTGCCGGTGTCGTACTTATCCAAATTCCGCACGCACAAAGTGTTGAACCACGTACGTTGCTGCTCGGTATCATTCCAGTTGTTTTAGCAGCATTTGCCTACCCGCTTGGTAACCGCAAAATGATGGAGCTTCTTGGCGGCAGGCTTGATACGTTTCAACGTGTGCTCGGTATGACGCTTATGACAATTCCAGTCTGGATTGGGTTTTCCATCTATGCGTTATGGACGGTCGGTCCCCCTTCTATGAGCCAGTTAGGCCAGTCTTTCATCGTTGGTGTCAGTTCTGGCGTCATTGCTACAACTTTGTTTTTCATGGCCACTGACCGCGTAAGGGGAGATCAGGGAAAACTCGCCGCTGTAGAAGCAACACAGTCCACACAGCTTATTTTTGTTATGCTGGGCGAAATGCTGATTCTCGGCATTGCACTCCCTGGTGCCCTTTCACTCTTTGGGATCGCAGTAATTATTGTTGGTATGGGATTACATAGTTTCCAAACTGCACTTGGTAGAAAGAAACAATTAAAAGTACACTGATAATAAGTTAAGATGACCTCCATTTGGATTGGAGGTCATTTTTCTTTCGTAAATAATCAAACTATTCTAATATCTAGTTGACTCTCGTTTCCCAAAGTGATATATTGGTTTACAAGTTCACTTTACTATGAAAAGGGAGGATTTTGAGTATGAACACAACTACACCTATTAAACAAGATTTCCAAGTCCATGACGTCACCGCATTGAATAAGGCAAAAAGTATCATTGAAAATAATACTTCCGCTCAAATACAACAAGAAGTTATAGACGCAGTGGAAAGAAATGCTGTTTGGCGGGGAGAGGAGTGCTTGAATTTATTAGCCCCCGAAGCTCCTACAAGTCAAACCGTACGTGATTTACTAGCGTCTGAAGTCGGTACCCGTGCAGCAGAAGGTCATATCGGACCCGAACAAAGATGGTTTGCCGGTACGAAGCATATTGACGAAATTGAAGCTCTTTGCGTAGAGTTATTGAAAAAAGTATTCAAATCGAATTATGCGGATCATCGTCTAGTTGCAAGTATGATTGGAAATATGGCCGTTTATGCAGCTCTGACCGAACCTGGGGATCAAATCATGACGATTGCACAGCCATTAGGCGGACATTCTAGTAACAGACATGATGGACCTGCCGGAATTCGTGGATTGAAGATCGCTGATATTCCTATGAATACAGAAGAACTCACCGTTGATTTAATAGAATTCGAACGAGTTGCAAAGGAATTAAAACCAAAGCTTGTAACACTTGGAGCGTCAATGACACTATTCCCATTTCCGATTAAAGAAATGTCCGAAATCGTGAAAGAGTGGGGTGGGAAGATATTCTTTGACGGCGCCCACCAACTCGGATTAATCGGCGGAGGACAATTCCAAGATCCTTTAAAAGAAGGAGCAAGCGTGATGACTGGGTCAGCGGGGAAAACATTCAGCGGACCTCAAAGTGGAATTATCGTTTGGAACGATCCTGAACTGACAAAACCACTAACAGATGCTATATTCCCTACCCTTGCCGCGACTCATCAAGTGAATCGTGTAGCTGCTCTTGCTGCATCTGCAGCCGAGTTCTTGGAGTTTGGAGAAGCATACATGGAACAAATCGTTAAAAACGCAAAAGCGCTAGGTCAAGCATTCCACGACCGTGGAATCACTGTACTTGGTGCACATAAAGGATTCACTGAAACGCATCAAGTGATTCTGGATGTGAAAGAATTTGGTGGGGGTCTTCATGTTGGGCATGAACTTGCGAAGGCAAACATCATTACGAATAAGAACTTAATTCCAAGTGATCGTACTGAAGATTGGGATCGGCCGAGCGGACTCAGAATCGGAACAATCGAAGTGACACGATTAGGCATGAAAGAAAAGGACATGGCGACGATTGCAAATCTGATCGCCGATATTCTCATATCGAATAAAGACTTGGACGTTGCCAAGAAAGAAGCACTTGAAATGCGTAAATCATTCAAAAAACTTCATTACTGCTTCGAATGAATCAATATAAAAAAGCGTTACAACAATGCTTGAATTGTTGTAACGCCTTTTTTATATTATATAATTAACTTTCAACTTCGGAAAGTAGTCGACCAAGGGTAAGCCAATTATCTTCAACAAGATGTGCGGCCTTTTCTTTGTCGGCCTTTTTACAAGCAGTAATAATTTCTTCATGCTGATTGATTGAAGTCCAACTATCCACCGAATCAAACTTTTTTAACGTTAGCCGATGAATTTTCGGCACAATTCTTTCAAGAGCTTTGTCAATTTCAATATTGCCCGCAACCGCAAGAAAAACTTGGTGGAAATGCTCATCAGCATTAATTGCTCGGTTACTATCTTTACTGTCAAGCGCTTCGGCTAATGAGTGGTTAATTTTCTCCAACTTTGCAAAGTCTATATCCGTCATCTTCGGCACTGCCAATTTTGTAGCTAAAGCATGAAGCGCAGCTACAACGGTAAATGCGTGTTTTGCTTCCTCTTCAACCAATTCCGTCACACGCGTCGAAGAGCCCGGGAATGCTTCGACGAGTCCTTCATCTTCCAGTCGTTTCAATGCCTCTCTCACCGGAGTCCTACTTACTGCAAATTGTTCCGCAAGTTTATTGTCATTCAATCGCTGTCCTGGTTGCAATTCTAAATTGACAATTGCATTTTTGAGCGACTCGTATATTTGGTCTTTTAATGTCGGTCGAATAATTTGTTTTATATTATTTTTTTCCATAAAACCAGTATATCGCATTTTAAATTAACTGACAAACTAAGGTTGCGTTTACGCCCTCCCAAGCATCTATAAAAAACACATCGTTTCAAGACTTACATTCGTGAAAAAGAAATAGCCCGCAACCAATGAAGTTGTGAGCTATTCCATATTTGCTAACGATTCAG from the Sporosarcina psychrophila genome contains:
- a CDS encoding sulfite exporter TauE/SafE family protein codes for the protein MDFAFIVTIFLIGFVGSFISGMVGIGGSIIKYPMLLYIPPLLGVAVFTAHEVSGISAIQVFFATISGVWAYRKSGYINKTLVLYMGSSILVGSFIGGYGSNLLSEGAINLVYGILATIAAIMMFIPKKGLDDIPVDKVTFNKWLATLLAFIVGIAAGIVGAAGAFILVPIMLVVLKIPTRMTIATSLAITFISSIGSTIGKITTDQVLYGPAMVMIVASIIAAPIGAKIGQKMNTKVLQWLLALLILGTAIKIWLDF
- a CDS encoding sulfurtransferase TusA family protein, producing the protein MESNKVLDAKGLACPMPVVRARKVMKEMETGEVLEILATDKGSVADLAAWSKSGGHDLVKHTEEAGVFTFWIRKG
- a CDS encoding MBL fold metallo-hydrolase; amino-acid sequence: MTVQLMTASIIAKKVVNQEPFFILDVRNEDAFVDWKIEGENIQYLNIPYFDLLDGVEEILHQLPAGQDIVVVCAKEGSSIMIAEMIAEEGRAVHYLQGGMKAWSEHLEPVKIGDLKDGGELYQFVRIGKGCLSYMIVSNGEAAIVDATRMTDVFLDFAKTLDVKITHILDTHLHADHISGGRKIAEAVNGTYWLPPKDASEVTFAYESLEEGRTIIIGDTTIAIQPLYTPGHTIGSTSFIVDDTYLLSGDILFIDSIGRPDLAGLAEDWVGDLRESLYKRYKELPEELIVLPAHFMIIEELNRDGSVSEKLGTLFAENHALNIQDEAEFRDMVTGNLPPQPNAYQQIRETNMGKISPDEETQREMEIGPNRCAVR
- a CDS encoding sulfurtransferase TusA family protein is translated as MIETDFVLDAKGLACPMPIVKTRKIMKEMEPGNVLEVQATDKGSTADLKAWAEGSGHDYLGTTEDAGILTHYVRKSSGEEQVEKKHPHIVLNEQLQAVLEENREVLVLDVRESAEYAFNHIPGAKSLPLGDLESELGNLDKEAEIYVVCRTGSRSDVASQKLAEAGFLKVKNVVPGMSEWNGPTEKIV
- a CDS encoding DsrE/DsrF/DrsH-like family protein → MSETKRTTIVLFSGDYDKAMAAYIIANGAAAYDHQVTIFHTFWGLNALRKEELVPVKKGLLEKVFGQMMPRGADKMGISKMNFAGMGPKMIKHVIKKHNAMTLPQLIELAEEQDIKLVACTMTMDLLGLQQKELMDGIQYGGVAAYLGDAQEGNVNLFI
- a CDS encoding metal-sensitive transcriptional regulator, whose product is MEYDDKVKNRLKRIEGQIKGILKMMDDNKDCKEVITQLSASRSAIDRTIGVIVSSNLIECIQQMDDSDPRTQEDIVKEAVELLVKSR
- a CDS encoding DUF2187 family protein → MAFPRREKEVSDFVAARKIDEEISFVRNEHEVNGTIFKILENSVIVEISSKDAELIGAASNLTVVSHKNYSIV
- a CDS encoding YeiH family protein — its product is MEEGMAMKKGFWLGIGLTFFIAVIAKLATLLPYISLIGPLVFAILIGMLWNTFFPVRAEWEGGIEFASKKLLRAGIILLGMRLNLGDIASAGWPAFLWAVGSVLIGIGAVYGIARAIGADKTISFLTACGTGICGAAAIVAVASQVKAKPEQTAISVAIIAILGTLFTFVYTLVYPVLELSSEAFGMFAGGTLHEIAHVVAAGDVGGTEALDFALVVKLTRVMLLVFVAGGVGIWMSRKNKQSAEKFKLKTLPIPWFIFGFLAVSALYTTGIVPEAVASVFVTLAYLLMAMSMAGLGLNVKFEAFRSAGMKPFVAGLGGTVILVLVGYMYARFVF
- a CDS encoding LysR family transcriptional regulator, which translates into the protein MIKSIKITNRGELIIMLLEELKTFVAVIEKKNFTRAGESLNISQPTVSLHIKHLEDELKASLLVRANKTFHITPAGVVLYERAIQLLHLAEQTKEEILWQHNEVSGILRIAASYTIGESVLPEILTRLHYKYPDLHVEVAIANTEDVEIAVREFRSDIGCIEGSVQTKGLIIQPFMEDELILVAASGHPLTNIRHPKGADLQTSHWVMREVGSGTREYTDYLLQSIGNVKPSKTVIGSNEGVKKAILCGLGIAAVSIHTVKAELDSGKLVQLKVDVPLQKRIFSTLYSPLMAAKKHVTVFLEELRSK
- a CDS encoding lysoplasmalogenase is translated as MVRNLVLTAIIVMGIVYIFFIPADPVGFKILMKLIPMALIILFALMTRPLFSRTYKRIIIGGLFVCMIADGVIYWFLPGLITFFIGHIFYIFAFRHGAKKPMPIWVAAPLLLYGAGMAIWVAGSQFSAGQTVLGIAIIAYIGVILTMGWMAIRTRMTLAIIGALLFIFSDSVLAIDRFVLEIPYRDAFVMVTYYAAQVFIAASIGSRVVKYSVNRNNLIR
- the pepT gene encoding peptidase T, translated to MKEKLIERLVRYAKIDTQSDAGSNFTPTTPGQWDLLHELQKELANIGLEDITLDDNGYLFATLPANTDRDVPVIGFLAHVDTTTDFTGKNVKPQRIDNYDGKDIQLNDSIVMTVNAFPELKNYAGHTLITTDGTTLLGADDKAGIAEIVTAMEYLIANPDLKHGKLRIAFTPDEEIGRGPQKFDVEKFGAKFAYTMDGGPLGELQYESFNAASAKVTFHGTSVHPGTAKGKMVNSILIANQFQAKMPVDEIPEKTDGYGGFVHLMQSNGSIEESTLGYIIRYFDRETFEARKQLMIETADNLRNDYGENAVTLEIQDQYFNMGEKIEPVMEIVEIMSDAFKNLNIEPNIVPVRGGTDGSQLSYMGLPTPNIFTGGENYHGKYEYVSVDNMVKATKVIIEAVKLFEERA